The segment GGAAAATACTATAAATGgggtggaaaagaaggaaagataaaagGCAAGGAGAGTCTTTAAAGACATATTTTCCGATTTCTTCATTAACCTGTGAGTTTCCAGGTATGCTGCAGCTTTTGGAGAAAGACATATTGAATAAAATCTTAGTCAATAGCCCTAGAAAACAGGAAGAACTTGCTCATTTCCTGTCTGTTAAGTAAGGGAAACCTCTCAGCTTAAAACATAGTGGCTTAAGAAAAACTGCACAAAATTTTCCTCATCTTCTCtcacttttcaaaattttataggaTTTACAGAAGTCTCAGACAATCTCCTTAGTCCCTGCCCATGATCACATTAATGCCTCAGGGAGTTGTTCAGGAATTGCAGCCTGGCGATAGAATTACACTATACTTTGCCCCTGTCCTCTGCCCCCTTTGCTGGCATGTCCTCCTCTGCACCCTTACTGTGGGCATCCTTTAAGACTCCGTCACTTGCCTTCTGTCCTTTCATCACACTCAGAGAACTTGCCTACTCTCATGGCTTCAGCTTTTATCCTCCAATGGATTTATCTAAATTCCATATCTGTTGCCCTAAACTCTTACcttaacaataaagaaaaagttattattatggtaaaatagtgtaacataaaatttgtcgttataaccattttcaagtgtacaattcaatggtattaattatattcacaatgttgtacaagcatcaccactatctatttccatAATCATTTCATCACCTGGTTACCATCATTAGCTTCTTCATAGAATTTGAAACAGTGTAAATAGGGATATATAAGCATTAATTTCGATAGCCTGTTTCGCATGTGGTACTTTTTGTTGAATAAGGTTAGTTCTACACTTTCTCATCTATACTTACAGATAAGATAATAGAGAAGATAATAACTTTTTATTCTAATAAGGATGTTGAGATTCTATTATGCAAACAATATGGCCTTTATGAAGCTTTACTAATGTGTTGGAACTCagttaatagtaatgtaccaATGTTGGTTTGTTAGTTTTACAAATGTACTATGGTAACATAAGAGGTTAGCAACGAGGGAGCTGCGTGAAGAATATAAAggaactctctgtgctatctTTGTAACTTTCCTGtatatctaaaattattccaaaatcaaaagtgtattttagaaaaaaaggcaGCCATTTtttttagccatttaaaaatgacaGTCTAGAACATACAAtagtgaattaaatatttttatttggtacTTACCCTGGATGTCGTTGCCTGTTACACTTAGTGATACAAAGATAGTAACCAAGTAAtccaaaaataaccaaaaatactccAGCAGCAATTAGTCCAGTCAGAAGGCCCATAACATCGATTTTCTCTCTGTTAGCATCTTAagataaatcattaaaataacaTGAATATAACAACTGAAAAGCACCACCTATGATTTCAATAAATTCAACGCTGGGTGTAAGCATGCTATTAAGCATCTAATAATTAATATTGATTACTTTTAAAAGTCTGTGCTAGAGACATGACCAGAAAAAATTTAGATACACTTCCTAAAAGCCCTAGTTctgacttcatttatttttaattttttaaagtttttgaccacacttgcggcatgcaggatccccagccagggatcaaacaggcgtcctctgcattggaagcgtggactcttaaccactagactgccagggaagtccttagcttcatttattttaaatgttatattaaatGGATGAAAGTCAAGACTAAGTGGGATAAACATGTTCTTTGTTCAACTATACACATTTTGGTATTAACTACTAAGATAAATGTAGTAAGCAATTCTGGTGTAGCTACATAATAGTCTCCCTATAGCTGGGGCCCTACCTAGGGGGAATGAAAAAAGAGCTggcaaacacaaacaaaacaaagcaaaacaaacctgACTAAAAAGCAGCTAGAGATGATAAATGTAGATAAAATAAAGGATCTCCCCTCTCTAGGAGTTATTTAATTCTACCTAACAATCCTAATTTACCTAGTAGCATAAGTATTCCATTCACTTGTAAtggtaaaaaggaaaaactttaaaatagtttACTATTTGAAACTAACAGAGTCCTACTTTTATTCTGTGCAAGTCTTGACTGAGCTGAACTGTTTAAAATAGCATTAAGCCTATTATCTCATTTCCCTACTATCTCACCAAACTTGATTTTCACTGTGTAAACAGATTAATGTGGCCTTCTCTGTCTTAGATAGCCCAGTGTATAACTGAGAAATCTTCCTTGGCTTTACAAGGTATGTATGTTGTGCAACAACCAAACTCaaacaatgaaactaaaaatgtaCTATGATAGAGggtgggaaaaaacatgaaaattgaTCAATTCTTGCCTTACCTGATTTTGTGGTTGGTCCTTTAATTGAATATTCTTGCCAAAATGTCATCTAAGAGAAGGTAAAATTTCcaagtttatttaatttctttattgtcATTTCATTTGGTCTCAATGACGTAGACTAGGGGTGGTAAATGTTTGGCATGTGCCACAGGTAGGATACCAGTTCATTCATGCTGGAGGGCGTGACTCACTCTAATAAAGTACTGCCATCCAACACTGTTTCTTCCAACTCGAATTGGTCAGGGGATTACTGCTAGTGCTAGCTCTCTACTACTGTGCACTGATAGTCTCCCTTCAACAGCCCAGAGCCCTCGCTCAGGCATCAGGGGACACTATCGCATTAGAGAGTAGATGAAAGTAGCAGAGGTGGAAGTTGAAGCAGAGGACTCATTATCATGTTTGAAAAGGAGTCTGAGTTTTTTCTACATTAGGTGAGTCCTCGGTTTCCTAGGAGATTTTATTGAAAGTTATTTATTGATTTGGAAAGACATGCCTGAGACTGTTTAAGTTCAGTGTTACCTGAGAGGATGGAAGCCATTTTTAAGGAACtgtgataaaattagaaaatgggtTTGTGAAAAACAATAGAACTTCAACAGGCACAACTACAACACAGAGTagactttctttcccttctctaatAGATGCAGCAGATAATAGCAGGGAATGGAATCTGGGcacaattttggaagaaaaaagaactaaGTTTCAATAACACCTGCATTTAAAGGATACCTAGAGAGGTTCTTATTGACCAAAGAGTAAAATGGGATTCttgaggaaggggaaaaggagcTGGGGTTATTTAATCTACAAAAGTGAAAAATCTGCAtcatttgtcattcttttttttttttttttttttttttaatggtacgcggacctctcacttttgtggcctctcccgttgcggagcacaggctccggacgggcaggctcagcggccatggctcacgggcccagccactctgcggcatgtgggatcttcccagaccggggcacgaacctgtgtcccctgcattggcaggcggactctcaaccactgcgccaccagggaagcccacttgtcATTCTTAAAGAATATGCCAGATTATAACAGGGACAGTGCTGGCTGTTTGTTTTGTACCTTTTCAGGATTAACAGATaggatttaattatattttaagggAGAACTTCTAAAAGTTTATCGCCAGGCAATAAAATCCTGAATGCAGGGACTATTTATCTTATCTTCAGTCTCTAGCAGagcacttggcacatagtaggtcatCAATAAGTACTTGCAATATaaatacagtaatcaaaaatGGTAAGTCCTAATAGAAAAACTTGCTCTGAGTCTTGAATGATTGAAGCCTGAGTCAGAGAACTAACTCAAATAATATCCTGAAGTTTAATTCACTCTGCTTCATGATTGTCTTTGAATATCATAATGTTAAACACAGAAAATCACGATATAATTGACAATTTGCTAATTACTATAAGCCCAGTTAAGTACAAAGCCAAGTCTAAATGGGCTAATTACAATATAAGAAAGTAGAAAGAGATAACAGATATAcaatctgaattttatttaaggCACATAATCTCTACTGACTGAAAGTGCCACTTTCTTAAGTACAACTTAATAGATGTCTAGCCAATTAACATCATCAACCAAATTACCGTTTTATCTTCATCCACAAAAATTTCTCTGGCTTCCTCATAATTACAAAGTTCTTCTCTGCATTCTCTTTCTAGGTCACTGGGAGTGAAGAGCTCCAAATCAAATCTATTATATAGGAGGTGTCTACGTATGAACAAGTTTGCTTCTTCTTTTGATGTAAAGActagcaaagaaatagaaagatttcAAACACTGATAAAAAATAAGGCAGAAAATTCCTGTTTTAACTATGGTAAAAGCATACAGTTCTTCTGATGTGGTTAAATTATACCAAACTTTCTTGTGTGGTTTTAAAATCTGACAAAAAGAAATATCATCAGTAAAAATAATTCCTGCTAAATATGAAATACAGATATCAACAAAATTCCAGAACATACTCGAGTAGATTATGTCCAAAATTATcagcataaataaaaattatgagtaTCACTTTTCCCTCTAGACaattatttttccaataaatGACAGGCCAGACTATTCTATTTCTAAAGCATTGGTTTCCTATTATCTTGACTGAGAAAAATTAGTCTGGTGTAATGGACAGAGTACTGGACTAAGAGTTAGAAGACAGAGACTCTTCTTTTTGATTTGGCTTAGCTATCAGATATATCCTGGGATAAGTCAATTATATCTCTGGGTTGCCATTTcctgaaacacttttttttttttggctgcactgtgtggcatgcgggatcttaattccctgaccagggattgaacccatgccccctgcactgggagcacggagtcttaaccactggacctccagggaagtccctgggttgccatttcctcatttggaaaatgggaATATGAACTAAATAACAACTTAGAtctctttatgttttaaaattataaattcatacatttatattaaaattgttcTATCAGGTTTataccaaaaaattttaaacttctaagCTAATAAAATCATAAGTTAATTATAAGATGAATTAAAAGCCATTCAGTCCCTCCCAAAGGACTAGCTCCCTCCACTCAGCCCCTAAACGTGTCTACAAAGCTTTATAAGACTCCGTCTACATATGCATGTAGGGAAGGTAAATGGTAAACACCATAGCTAAGCACAGGTTGACACAAAACCAAAATATCCTACCAAGGCAGTATTTTCAAAACCTGAAAACTTCACTCGTTCTGGTGCCACACAAAGCTGAAGCAATCTTGCTCCAGATCATATTACTGAGACTGGAATTCAGAAACTCTCTGAGAACTACCCCAAATGCTTATAAGAATTTAAAAGTGTTGGTATTTCTCACTGCTAACCATTACTAAGGGAAGAATATATTAAAGTGGGCAACTGAAAGATGGATAAAGACtgatgatagggacttccctggtggtgcagtggttaagaatctgcctgtcaattcaagggacatgggtttgatccctggtccgggaagatcccacgtgctgcagagcaaccaagcctgtgccacaactacagagcctgtgttctagagcccacaagccacaactactgagcccacacaccacaactactgaagcccacacgcctagagcccgggctgtgcaacaagagaaatcactgcaatgagaatcctacacaccacaatgaagagtagcccctgctcaccgcaacaagagaaagcccgcgtgcagccaaaaataagacccaatgcagccaaaaaaaaaagactgacgaCAGTGCATTGTCTGGAAGACTAATACTGATTTGAGAGTGACCTCAGGTTGGCCATTTATTCTTAGCCTTTGAGAACAGTCACACCTTGGCCAAGATATTTTCCCTACTAATCAATCACTTTTCCAAGCAGGTCTGAATCTTAACAGAGCTGGAtt is part of the Kogia breviceps isolate mKogBre1 chromosome 7, mKogBre1 haplotype 1, whole genome shotgun sequence genome and harbors:
- the PRRG4 gene encoding transmembrane gamma-carboxyglutamic acid protein 4 isoform X2, which codes for MFTLLVLLSQLRIATFAFPHPTRSPEESRHAGEEVFTSKEEANLFIRRHLLYNRFDLELFTPSDLERECREELCNYEEAREIFVDEDKTMTFWQEYSIKGPTTKSDANREKIDVMGLLTGLIAAGVFLVIFGLLGYYLCITKCNRQRHPGLQCCLCLVLQPPTQEGADTLPPSFSEDLRRLSCLHCHLQWRTQDYLLMNRQWH
- the PRRG4 gene encoding transmembrane gamma-carboxyglutamic acid protein 4 isoform X1 yields the protein MFTLLVLLSQLRIATFAFPHPTRSPEESRHAGEEVFTSKEEANLFIRRHLLYNRFDLELFTPSDLERECREELCNYEEAREIFVDEDKTMTFWQEYSIKGPTTKSDANREKIDVMGLLTGLIAAGVFLVIFGLLGYYLCITKCNRQRHPGSSATYARRGRHTPSIIFRRPEEAVLSPLPPSVEDTGLPSYEQAMALTRKHNVSPPPPYPGPAKGFRVFKKSMSLPSH